Within the Myxococcaceae bacterium JPH2 genome, the region CCAGGCGAGCGCCATCGACGAGAACGAAGGCCGCGCGGCCACGGGAGAGCAGCTTGCCGCTCGCGTGCGCTGGTCCGAGCAGCTCGCCCAGCCACGCCTCCACGCGCTCGCGGGCCAGCGCCAGGGCCATGTCCGGCGAGACACCCGCGCCGCGCGCCGACAGCACCCAACCCGCCAGCCGCTCCAGGTCAGCGCGAGCGGTGAAGCCGAAGTCGCGGAAGAAGGCGTCGAGCGCGTTGCGAGTGTCCTGGCGATCCGCGAACAGGATGGGCGCGGACAGGCGGGAGGGCAGCAGCGTCACGGAATCCACAGGTCGCTCCAGGTCTCGGTGAGAGTCTCGGAACCGCGTTTCAGGAAGCAGCGGAGCTCGACGGGGGCGTCCCCGTCAGGCACCAGCTCAAAAGTGGCGCGCCAGCCGCCCGTCACGGCGTGGGGCTGCGCGATGGGATGCAACACCTGGCCCCGCGAGGCGGTGACGACAGCCTCCACGGGACCCTCCGCGCTCGAAGCCGCGCGGGTGAAGTCGATGACGAAGCGCCGGGCGCCCTTCACGCTGCCCGCCGCGACGCGCGTGGCGGACACGCCGCCCGGAGTCGGGACACCCTGCGGCGACGCGCCCCAGGACAGGCGGTAGGCGAAGCGCAGCGCGGTGCCCGGGACGACGGGCGCGTCCGGAACCCAGAACGCGACGATGTTGTCGTCCATCTCGCTCGCGGTCGGGATCTCCACCAGCCGCACCGAGCCAGGCCCCCAATCCCCCACCGGCTCCACCCAAGCGCTCGGGCGCAGCTCGTAGCGCGCCTCCAGGTCCTCGTAGCTCGCGAAGGACTGGTCCCGCTGCAAGAGCCCGAAGCCGCGCGGGTTGTCCGCCCGGAAGCTGGCGACGCTCAGGTGAGCGGGGTTCTCCAGGGGGCGCCACAGCTTCTCGCCCTCCTTCATCCAGATGGCGAGCCCGTCCGAGTCGTGCACCTCGGGGCGGAAGTCATCGAACGTGCCCCGGTCGTTCTCGCCGAACTGGTACATGCTGGTGAGAGGCGCCATGCCGAGCTGCCGCACGCCCTTGCGCGCGAAGAGCGACACCTCCACCTCCATGACCGTCCGCTCGCCCGGATGGATGACGAAGCGGTACGCGCCGGCCACGCTCGGACTGTCCAGGAGCGCATGGACGACCACGCGCGACTCGCCCGGCACCGGCGTCTCCAGCCAGAACTCACGGAACGACGGGAACTCCTCACCGCCCGGCAGCCCGGTGTCGATGGAAAGGCCACGCGCGGACAGCCCGTAGCGGTTGCCCTGCCCCAGCCCGCGGAAGTAGCTGGCCCCCAGGAACGCCACCAGCTCGTCCATGACGTCGGGCCGGTTGAGCGGATACGCCAGCCGGAAGCCCGCGAACCCCTCGGACTTCGCGAGCGGCGGCACCTTCACGAGCGGCCCGTAGGTGAAGAGCGAAGGCGAGAAGGGAACGGGCCGCGAGCGGCCGCCGTCCACCACGTTCATCGCCACCGGGCGCGGAAAGAAGAGACCCGGGTGGAAGAACTGTGCCTGGAAGGGCAGCCCCGCGGAGCGCCACAGCGCCTGGTCCGCGCGATAGCGGATGTCGCGATAGGCGTCGTAGGACAGGTTCGCGTACTCGGGGGGAACCCCCACGGGCGGCTCGCGGTAGGGCCGCGCGGCCAGGGCCCGGGCACGCTCACGGACCACCTCGGCGGAGAACGCCACCGTCCCGCTCGCTCGCGCCCCCGGAGTCGCGGCCTCCCCGCCAAAGCAGGCAAGCAGCACCACGAGGCATCCCCCGAGCACCCACGAGCGACGCGACGATGGCTGCCACTGCTTCAAGAAGGCACTCCTCCAGGCGGCCGCGGGAACGCGGCGCAATGCGGCAGGCCCCTCGCAACACACGTGCCATGCGTCAGGACCGCCCCATGCCCCGGCGAGTCCCGGGGGAAGACCTCGCCACCTCCTTGCGCCCCCAAGCGCTTTCGCCCCAGACACGCACTCAAAGCGAACAACGCCAGCTCGCGAAGTGAACGAGCTGTGGAGGAGAGGGGCAACACCTCCAGGCTTGCTGTCCGATTCCTCCACAGCAGGACAGGGCGTAGCTGCTGCATCCCATTAGGCGGCACGCCATTCCACGCGTGTCAGCCCCCCTGACGCGGGGAGCGAGGGAGCGAGCCGCAGGGCGCCCGGCCGAAAGGATTTCCCGCGACAAGGCAGCGCGAAGCGGGCAGTGTGCGCCGCCGTCAGCGCCCCGGAATGCTCCGGGGCGGGCTGCTTGTTCCACCAGTTCTCAGGCGCTTCGGGCCATCGGGTCCGACCGCGCACCGCCCAGGCGCCCTCGATTTCCGAGCGAGCGCGCTGCGCGGGCGGCCCTCCACCCGGGAGGGACCGCGCCACCCTCACTCGCTTCAGGACCTCATGACTTTCGACGATCTCCAGCTCCACGACGCCTTGCTCCGTGCGGTCAAGGCCGAGGGCTACACCACCCCTACCCCCATCCAGACCAAGGCGATCCCCCACGCGCTCGCGGGCAAGGACGTGCTGGGTGTGGCGCAGACGGGCACGGGCAAGACGGCGGCGTTCGCGCTGCCCATCCTCCAGCGCCTGGGAGCGAAGGCGCCTCCGGGCGGCACGCGCCCCATCCGGTGCCTGGTGCTCACGCCCACGCGCGAGCTGGCCAGCCAGGTGGGTGACAGCTTCGCCACGTACGGCAAGAACCTTCCCTTGCGCCACACCGTCGTGTTCGGTGGCGTGGGACAGACGCCGCAGGTGCAGGCGCTGCGTCAGGGCATGGACATCCTGGTCGCCACGCCGGGCCGTCTTCTGGACCTGATGGATCAGGGCTTCGTGTCGCTGCGCTCGCTCGAGGTGTTCGTGCTCGACGAGGCGGACCGCATGCTCGACATGGGGTTCATCCACGACGTGCGCAAGGTCATCAAGGCCCTGCCGCCGGTGCGCCAGACGCTGTTCTTCAGCGCCACGCTGCCCCCGGACATCATGGACCTGGCGCGCAACATCCTGCGCGACCCGGTGCGCGTGGAAGTGACGCCCGCGTCCAGCACGGCGGAGACCGTGAGCCAGCAGGTCTACTTCGTGGAGCGCGAGCAGAAGCGCGCGCTGCTCACGCACCTGCTCAAGGACGGCGCCATTCCGCGCGCGCTCGTCTTCACGCGCACGAAGCACGGCGCCAACCGCGTGGCCAAGCAGCTCACGTCCTCAGGCGTGCGCGCGGATGCCATCCACGGAAACAAGAGCCAGAACGCGCGTGAGCGTGCGCTGGATGAGTTCCGCTCGGGTGCGCTCCGGGTCCTCGTCGCGACCGACATCGCGGCGCGCGGCATCGACATCGACGGGCTCAGCCACGTCATCAACTTCGATCTGCCCAACGTGCCCGAGCAGTACGTGCACCGCATCGGCCGCACCGGCCGCGCGGGCGCCAGTGGCATGGCGGTCTCGTTCTGCGATCGCGAGGAGCGCGAGTACCTGCGCGACATCGAGCGCACCATTCGCCGCAGCGTTCCCGTGGCGGTGGCGGATCCTTCCTTCCGCTCCAGCGTTCCGGCGACGGCCGAGGTCGATGAGCCGGTGCGCCACAGCTCGGGTCGTCCGCAGTCTTCGGGCCGTCCCCAGAACAACGGCGGCGGGCGTGGCGACAACGCCTCGCGTCGGCGTCGGGGGGGTGGCGGAGGTCGTGGTGGGGGTGGCGGTCGCGGCCAGGGCCGTCCGTCGGGTGGACCCGGTGGTGGCAACGCGATGGCGCCTCGGAGCGACTCCGGTCGGCCGGCCGCACAGGCACGGCCCGCCTCCGCGGGCTCCGCGCCCGCCGCGAACCCGAGTGCACCGCCTCCGCCCGCGCGGCGCACCGCCCCCAAGTGGGGCTGAGCCACACGGCATCCAGACTCGGTCCCGAAGCCAGCTGACGCCCGCTTCGGGACTGAGTTTCAGCGCGCGCGCCCACGAACGAGACGCGCGCGAGCATCGCCATCCGTGATGTCCCGAGTCGGGCCTTGCCTCTATTGCGTGGCGAGGCCCGTACCCACGGGACGCACGGCCTCTCACCGAGAGCCGAGCGAATCGACGCGAGCCCGAACCCTGGGGCTCCGCGCATCCAGCAGTGCGCGCGTGAAGGGCTGTCCGTGAGGAGGCGCGGCGCATCGCACGGGACGCTCGCCTGCTCGACCGCACGCGCCTCGCGAAGCGCCTGGCCGACCTTGTGAGGTCCGCCCGACCCCGACTACGGTCCGCCACGGATGCTCACTTTCCACGCTCCAGGATTGCCCTCGGCCCATGACGCGCACGACTGACGGCGACCTCCAGATCGACTCGGTCCTCCGGAACACCTACAAAGTCATCTCCGTGCTGGGGCGCGGGGGCATGGGCTCGGTGTTCCTGGCGCAGCACCTGCGGCTCCCTGGCAAACAGGTGGCCGTCAAGGTCCTGCGGACCCACGAGAACTTGAGCCCGGAGATCCACGCCCGCTTCCGCCGCGAAGCGGAGATCGCCTCGCGACTCGGGCACCCCAACATCGTCGAGGTGCTCGACTTCGACGCCCTCGAGGACGGCAGCCCGTTCCTGGTGCTCGAGTTCCTGCGCGGCGAGAGCCTCGCGGATCGACTGCGCCGAGGCCGCTTGTCGCTCGACGAGACCTTCTCCTTCGTCCGGCAGATGGGCTCGGCGCTGCAGACCGCGCATCGCGCGGGCGTCGTCCACCGCGACCTCAAGCCCGCCAACGTGTTCCTCGTCCCCACGGACTCCGGTGGCGTGGTGGGCGAGCGCGTGAAGCTGCTCGACTTCGGCATCTCGAAGGTCATGTCCTCGGACACCCTCCAGACCCAGGAGGCGGTGCTCATCGGGACACCGCAGTACATGTCTCCGGAGCAGGCCCAGGGGCGCAATCGGCAGATCGACGCGCGCACCGACCTGTTCGCGCTCGGCGGCATCGTCTTCGAGATGCTCGCGGGCATGACGCCCTTCGGCGGTGGCTCGCTCGCGGAGATCATCTACCGCATCGTCCATGAGCCGCCGCTCTCGCTGGCCACGCTCGTCCCTGGCACGCCGCCCAGCGTCGTCGCCGCGGTGGAGCGCGCGCTGGCCAAGAATCCGGACGAGCGATTCCAGGACATCGGCGCGTTCGTGTCCGCCCTCACCGGCACCGCGCTCCAGTCCCTGCCGCCGTCCGCCGCGGCCCTGGAGGCGATGAGCGCGGCGCGCGCCAGCCCCTCGGGCATCGCCCTCCCTTCGGATGATCCGCCCTCCCTGTCGGGGACGATCGCCCCCGGGAGCCAGCCCTCCGCTCGCCCGCCGCCCAATACGGCGCGGTTCGGCCCTCAGCCCTCCGCGCCCGTCAGCTCCGGAACGATGGGCTTTGGCGCGGCGCCAGCCGCCCAGGCCGCGCCCTCCCCGAATGACACCTTCGGGCTGGGGGCCACCATGGCCTCCGCGCAGGCCCCGGTGCCGGTCCCCGTCGCGCCGGCCGCCCACCCCGCCTCACTCGCGGCCAGCCCCGTCCCACTCGCGACAGGCCCGGCCTCCGTGCACGCGCAGCCCGCGCTGGCTGTGCCCGGAGTGAGCGCGCCGCCTCCGGCGAAGTCGAAGCTCCCGGTCGTGGCCGCCGCGGCCGCCCTCCTCGTGGGCGCAGCGGGGATCGGCTGGTGGCTTCGCCCCCCCCCGCCGTCCCAGGTCGCGCCGCCCGAGCAGCCGCCCACCGTGGCGGAGCGCCCATCCGCCGCGCAGGCGCCCCCCCACGTCGAGCCTCCGCCCTCGCATGTCGAGCCCGCGCCGACCGCGAACCCGACGCCCGCCCCGCCTCCGGAGGTCATCCCGAGCGACGTGAAGCCCCCACCGTCGCAGGTAAAGCCTGTCATCACCCGCCCCGTCGTCGCCGAGAAGATTCCAGACGAGGTCCGAACCATTCTCCAAGAAGGTGAGCAGGCGCTGGAAAAGGGAGACGCGCGCGAAGCCATACGACAGGCGCAATTGAGCCAGCGCACGAAAATCACCGCCGCATCGTATTCGTTGCTCACGCGTGCATACTGCAAGGGAATGGATCTCGCGGGAGCCAAGCCCAATCGAAAGAAGGTCGCGCCGGCCGAGGCGGACCGAGTAGATCGCTACTGCAAGCAGCATGGGATTGAGTTCTGACATGCCGGGTCGTCAGTCCGAGAGGAGAGACTCTCCGCGCGAGACAACGACCCATGGGAAGGAGACGCGCTTGAGAAACATCCTGGCAATCATTGTCACCCTGGCCACGCTGGGTGCGGTGCCCGCGCTCGCGGGTGCGCCTGTTGAAGCGGGCAAGGTGTATGTCGGTTCGGAGGGCGCCGCCGTCACGGTGGTTCCGCTCACCCCGCGCGAGGGCAAGAAGTACCTCGTGCGCGTGGAGGGCACGGGCTCGGAGTTCGATGGGCTGGTGCTGCCCGCCACCGTCAACGACTGGAGCAGCAGTTCCTCGGTGCGGATGAACTACGTCACGCAGTACCACGGCCGTGACTACGCGGTCGTCGTCGTGTCCGGCTCCAGCACCGAGCTGTACGTGCCGGGCCGCCGCAGCAACGGCATCGGCGTCCGGTACGACGCCAAGCGCACCGAGTCGCTCAAGTCCGACGACGTCTACTCGCAGTTCCAGAAGCTGGAGAAGGCCGGCACGCTCGCCAAGCTGATGGCGTTCGATCGCAAGGCGGAGATGACGCGCCACGATGGCGAGTACGCCGAGAAGCTCAAGGCGATGAACGCGTCGTGCGGCACGCAGGTGGCGGGCACGCTCGACTGGAGCTCGGTGTCCGACGACCTCATCAAGGAGTACAGCATCTCCGGCTTCTGCGAGGCGCCGCTGGCCTCGCTGCGCGCCCTCTGCGACATCTCCGAGGAGGCGCGGCGCACGGTGAAGGCGAAGGTGAAGCAGGTCGACTGCCGGTTCGGCGCCAGCGTGGATCCGAAGCTTGAGGCGGATCGCCTCATCTGGACGACGGCCAAGGACGCCTCGAACCAGGAAGAGTTCGCCACCCGCTACTTCAAGCAGAACCTGTGAGCCGGAGCCACCCCATGACCTTCAAGCGATTCCTCACCGCGGCGGCCCTCGTCGTCACCGGCACCTCCCAGGCCGTGGAGCCCCCTTGGGGCAAGGAAGAGAACCTGGGGCAGCGCATGGCCCTCGAGGCCACGTCCGTCTGCACCGATGGCAAGGGCCACTACGTCGCCATCGCGCCCATGCCCGAGGAGGGCAAGTACGACTTCCAGATGTACTACGGCGACGGCAAGCAGTTCGTCGAGGTGGCCCCGCCCGAGGGCTACACCTCCGCCACGAGCTTCCTGGAGCCGCGCTTCTTCAACAAGGGCGCCAACCCGAACTTCCGCGGCATGGACATGCGCGTGTACTCGTCCGTGGAGCTGAAGGCGAAGGAGCAGAAGTGCTCCCTGCGCTGCGGCGACCACGAGGTGCCCCTGAAGTGGGTGGCCGGAGAGCAGGCGCGTGAGCTGCTGCGCAAGGCGGCCTTCGCGCCGAACCCGCAGAAGTACGTGCCCTACGCGCTGCTGCGCGACACGCAGGGCAACTACTACTTCGTGGACCGCGGCTTCCTGCCCTCCGAGGCCAAGAGCTTCCGCGTCTTCATCGGCCCCCGAGGCGACCTCAAGCAGCAGAAGATGACCAACGTGGTGTCCGACTCCGAGGGAGAGATCTTCTCCACGAAGAAGGGCGAGCTGCGGCTCGTGCTGGACAAGCAGAAGTCGCCCGTGTGGATCGCCAGCTCGAAGAAGACGCTCGAGCTGCGCGTGGTCCCCGTCGAGGAGAACCTCCCGCTCGTCTACAACGAGCTGGGTGTCTACACGGGGGCGCGCTTGGGCACGCCCTGCGACGACCAGTAGTGCCGGCCTTCGCTCAGACGCGCACCAGCAACGCGAGCTGGTGCGCGCCGATGCCCAGCCCCACCATCACCAGCCAGCGCGTGCGCAGCGCCTTCTGGAAGCGCGCCAGCGTCACGGGGATGGAGGCAATCACCATGTTGCCGTAGTCCTCGTAGGTATCCAGGTACTCGCGCGGGCGGAGCTCCTGGGCCCAGTGGTCCATCAGCTTGCGCGTGGCCTGGTGCGCGATGAGCGTCACGTCCTCGCCCCGCAGGCCGTGTTTGGCCAGCAGTCGCGCCACCAGCCGCGGAGGACCGTCCATGCCCGACTTCAAGAAGGCCTGGATGCCCGCCACCGGGTCGATGCCGTAGGTGGGCTGCTCCAGCCCATTTTCGGCGCGGCGGCGCATCGTCATGGCGCCGTACTCGTTGCTGAAGGTGTCCGCGGCGTAGTCCACCAGCACGAGTCGCTCGCCTGGACCGACCACGGCCGCGCCCGCCGCATCCCCGATGCCGATGGCGTGGCCCTGGCTGTAGTCCACGTTGCGCGTCCACCCTGCCCCGGCCACCACCAGCGCGCGCTGCAGCGCCCCCGCGCGAATGCCTTCCCAGGCCAGCACCACGCCCATGAGGAAGTTGCCGAAGTCCGCCTGCACCGGGACGACCATCACGTCCTGGCCGAGCCCCAGGTCGCGATGCACCTCGTACAGCGCGTTGGGCGTGATGAAGTCGGAGACGGACACGTAGCCATACAGCCGCTCCACGTCCTGCGTGCCCAGCCCCGCGTCCTGGAGCGCCGCGCGCCCCGCCTCCGCGGTGAGCGCGCTCAGCGACTCGCCGGGCGCGAGCACCCGCCGCTCACGGTTGCCGTAGAAGAGGGCCTGCTCGCCCGCGCCCGCGGCCTTGCGAAGGGGCTCGAAGACAGGGTCGTCGTTGAGGCGAACGTGCGCCGGCAGCGCGGCGCCCGTTCCGATCAGCGCGATGGAGGGCGCGTCCATGGGCGCGCCTTGCCTAGCGTCCGTCGGCGGCGACGGCGGCGAAGCGCTCTCCGAACGGAGGAACCTCGCGGTAGTCGACGTGGGCGATGATGACCTGCGGCTGGCGGTCCGCGTCCGCGCGACGCAGGACCTCGGGCATCAGCGCGCTGAGCTGGCCGGGGCCCTTCACCGTGTGCGCACGGGCGCCGAGCGACATGGAGAAGGCCTCCAGGTCCGGATTGCCCAGACCGTAGAACTCATCCTCCAGCGGGTAGCTGCTGTCCTGGGCGCGCTCGCCATGGTTCACCATGCCGAGGAAGTTGTCGTTGAGCACCAGCGTCACGGTGCCCACCCGGTGGCGGGCCGCGGTCAACAGCTCGGTGCCGTTCATCAGGAACGCGCCGTCGCCGGTGAACGCCACCGCCGCGCGCTCCGGCCGCCCCACCTTGCCGCCGATGACGGCGCCGCAGGACCAGCCCATGGACGACAGGCCACACGGGAAGAAGATGCGCGTGGGCGCGGACACGTGCAGGCAGTGCGCCGCCCAGCCCGTGCAGTTGCCCATGTCGATGTACAGGTCCATGTCCGGGCGCAGCTGCGCGTCCAGCTCGGCCATGAGGTGCTGCGGCTTCACCATGCCCTCGGACTGGGGCGCGCGCGGCACCAAGGGCTGATCCATCAGCGACATCACCTGCGCCCACCGCTCGCGAACCCGCGCGCCGCTGGACGGACCGATCATCTGCCCCAGCTCGCTGAGGCCCGCCATCACCGAGCCCACGTCCGCGACGATGGGCAGGCGCACCGGGAGGAACTGGCCGATGTTCGCCGCGTTCACGTCCACCTGGATGACGTTGCGCACGGCCTGGAAGTGCTTGTGGAAGCTGCGCGTGGCCCACTCGCCCAAGCGGCTGCCCAGCACCACCAGCACATCCACGCCCTCGCGCAGGTAGGCCTCGGCGCGCTTGCTGCCGCACAGCCCCAGCACGCCCAACGACAGCGGATCCCGCTCGGAGAACAGGCCCTTGCCGCGCAGGCTCGTGGCCACCGGGATGCCGTGCTGGGTGACGAAGGCGCAGAAGGCCTCGCCCTGGGTGGCCATGGCCTCACGCGCGCCCGAGCCCAGGAAGATGAGGGGGCGGCGCGCGGTGCGCAGCATGGAGAAGGCGGCGCGCAGGTCCTCGAAGGGCGCCGCGGGCGGCCGAGCGCGGAAGGTGCCTCGGGTGGTGGGCAGCGTCACGCGCTCGATGCGCTGACGCGCGATGTTCGACGGGATGCTCAGGTGCGCGGCGCCGCCCGGAAGTCCCTGCGCGGTGCGCAGCGCGCGCGCCAGCAGCCGAGGGAAGCTCTGCGCATCCACGATGCCCGTGGACGCGGCGCACGAGTTGCGGAACACCTCCACCGTGTTCACGCCGTGCGTGCCGTTGCTCTCCTGGATGGCGGACATGCCGAAGCGATCCGTCGCCACCTGACCGGAGATGGCCAGCAGGGGAACCTGATCCAGGTTCGCGGACGCCACGCCGGTCAGCGCGTTGGTCGCCCCCGGCCCCGCCGTCACCATGCACACGCCCAGCTTGCCCGTGGCGCGCGCGTAGCCATCCGCCATGAACGCCGCGCCACCCTCGTGCGACGCGATGATGAAACGGATGGACGGGTGCTTGCGCATCCCCTGCTGGAACGGCGCGATGTTGCCGCCCGGAATGCCGAACACCGCGTCCACTTCCTCGCTCTCGAGGTGGGCCAGCACGCAGTCCGCGACGGTGAGGTCCTCCACCGTCTGATAGCCGCGCGCGTGCTGCTCGCCGTACATCGGCAGCGGCTCGGGCGGCTGCACAGGACGCGCTTCGCTCACCACCGGAACCCCCACCTCGCCTCGCAGGACCTCCATCGCTCCATCGTGAGTGAGGCTCGATGCGGAGGTCGGGGCGTGGAATTCAACGAGCGAGCGAGTGGACATCGGCCTGCGTCTCCGTTCATCCAGCTTGGGCGATTCACTCCCTGTGGATTCTGGGGTCGGGAGTGCGTCACCCGGGTCGGGAAAACCCGGTTGTTTGAATCGGCGTTGCGTGGATACTGGAAAGTTTCAGTCGCTTAGTAGCCGAACAGCCCCGGATTGGGAAGTAAAAAACTTGGAAATCCGATTGGAGCCGCAGAGCAGGGCTGTACCGGCGTTGATCCCATCCCATCCTGCTGGGTTAGCATTCGAGACACTCGTACGCCCTCGAGTACGAGACATGAGGCGTCGAGGGTCACATCACGTGGGGGTTGGAGATGGCTGAAAATCTGCGAACGGAGTACGGGTTTCGAGCAAACGCGTCGGGCTACATCACCCCGGCCGAAGCGAACGCCTGGTTCGATGATCTTCGCGCCAAGGTGGCGATCAAGAAGGGGCGTCCGTTCGGGCTGATGGTGGATATCCGCGGGCAGAAGGCGAATCCGCCGGAGACCCAGGAGATCATCAAGCAGGCCATGGGTTGGCTGCGGCAGAACGGCATGGTCCGCTCGACGGTCGTGCTCGACAGCGCCGTGGCTCGCCTGATGATGGTGCGGATGGCGAAGCAAACCGGCGTCTACCAGTGGGAGCGCTACCTCGACGCGTCCAAGGACACGGAGTGGGAGGCCAAGGCGATTGATTGGATCGTCCACGGCCACGAGCCCAGCAAGGAAGAGGACGCCGCGGCGTAGGCGCACTCCTCCAACACTGCCCCGCTCACGCGCGGGGCAGCGGACGCGAGGTGGAGGGCCGAGCATCACGTGAGGGAGTGGCCCCGTCGCCACTCCCCCTCGAGTAGCGCGAGCAAGGTGGTGTCCCCGAACCCTTCGGGTTCCGCCACGTGATGCTCCCTGAGAACTCCCTCCACCTGAAAGCCAGCTCGCAGCAGCACCCTCAGCGAGGCGCCATTGCGTGAGTCGACGCGCGCCTCCAGGCGGTGCAGCCCCATCCGTCCAAATCCAAAGTGCAGCAGCGCGGGGAACAGCTCCTTCATCACGCCCTGCCCCCACAGTTGCCGGGCCACGACGTAGCCCACCTCGGCGCGCCGGTCTCGCTGGCTCCACGAGAAGATGCCGACATAGCCGGCTGGAGCCGCATCGGCGTGCTCGCACAAG harbors:
- a CDS encoding glucan biosynthesis protein; the protein is MKQWQPSSRRSWVLGGCLVVLLACFGGEAATPGARASGTVAFSAEVVRERARALAARPYREPPVGVPPEYANLSYDAYRDIRYRADQALWRSAGLPFQAQFFHPGLFFPRPVAMNVVDGGRSRPVPFSPSLFTYGPLVKVPPLAKSEGFAGFRLAYPLNRPDVMDELVAFLGASYFRGLGQGNRYGLSARGLSIDTGLPGGEEFPSFREFWLETPVPGESRVVVHALLDSPSVAGAYRFVIHPGERTVMEVEVSLFARKGVRQLGMAPLTSMYQFGENDRGTFDDFRPEVHDSDGLAIWMKEGEKLWRPLENPAHLSVASFRADNPRGFGLLQRDQSFASYEDLEARYELRPSAWVEPVGDWGPGSVRLVEIPTASEMDDNIVAFWVPDAPVVPGTALRFAYRLSWGASPQGVPTPGGVSATRVAAGSVKGARRFVIDFTRAASSAEGPVEAVVTASRGQVLHPIAQPHAVTGGWRATFELVPDGDAPVELRCFLKRGSETLTETWSDLWIP
- a CDS encoding DEAD/DEAH box helicase, with protein sequence MTFDDLQLHDALLRAVKAEGYTTPTPIQTKAIPHALAGKDVLGVAQTGTGKTAAFALPILQRLGAKAPPGGTRPIRCLVLTPTRELASQVGDSFATYGKNLPLRHTVVFGGVGQTPQVQALRQGMDILVATPGRLLDLMDQGFVSLRSLEVFVLDEADRMLDMGFIHDVRKVIKALPPVRQTLFFSATLPPDIMDLARNILRDPVRVEVTPASSTAETVSQQVYFVEREQKRALLTHLLKDGAIPRALVFTRTKHGANRVAKQLTSSGVRADAIHGNKSQNARERALDEFRSGALRVLVATDIAARGIDIDGLSHVINFDLPNVPEQYVHRIGRTGRAGASGMAVSFCDREEREYLRDIERTIRRSVPVAVADPSFRSSVPATAEVDEPVRHSSGRPQSSGRPQNNGGGRGDNASRRRRGGGGGRGGGGGRGQGRPSGGPGGGNAMAPRSDSGRPAAQARPASAGSAPAANPSAPPPPARRTAPKWG
- a CDS encoding protein kinase yields the protein MTRTTDGDLQIDSVLRNTYKVISVLGRGGMGSVFLAQHLRLPGKQVAVKVLRTHENLSPEIHARFRREAEIASRLGHPNIVEVLDFDALEDGSPFLVLEFLRGESLADRLRRGRLSLDETFSFVRQMGSALQTAHRAGVVHRDLKPANVFLVPTDSGGVVGERVKLLDFGISKVMSSDTLQTQEAVLIGTPQYMSPEQAQGRNRQIDARTDLFALGGIVFEMLAGMTPFGGGSLAEIIYRIVHEPPLSLATLVPGTPPSVVAAVERALAKNPDERFQDIGAFVSALTGTALQSLPPSAAALEAMSAARASPSGIALPSDDPPSLSGTIAPGSQPSARPPPNTARFGPQPSAPVSSGTMGFGAAPAAQAAPSPNDTFGLGATMASAQAPVPVPVAPAAHPASLAASPVPLATGPASVHAQPALAVPGVSAPPPAKSKLPVVAAAAALLVGAAGIGWWLRPPPPSQVAPPEQPPTVAERPSAAQAPPHVEPPPSHVEPAPTANPTPAPPPEVIPSDVKPPPSQVKPVITRPVVAEKIPDEVRTILQEGEQALEKGDAREAIRQAQLSQRTKITAASYSLLTRAYCKGMDLAGAKPNRKKVAPAEADRVDRYCKQHGIEF
- a CDS encoding 3-oxoacyl-ACP synthase codes for the protein MDAPSIALIGTGAALPAHVRLNDDPVFEPLRKAAGAGEQALFYGNRERRVLAPGESLSALTAEAGRAALQDAGLGTQDVERLYGYVSVSDFITPNALYEVHRDLGLGQDVMVVPVQADFGNFLMGVVLAWEGIRAGALQRALVVAGAGWTRNVDYSQGHAIGIGDAAGAAVVGPGERLVLVDYAADTFSNEYGAMTMRRRAENGLEQPTYGIDPVAGIQAFLKSGMDGPPRLVARLLAKHGLRGEDVTLIAHQATRKLMDHWAQELRPREYLDTYEDYGNMVIASIPVTLARFQKALRTRWLVMVGLGIGAHQLALLVRV
- a CDS encoding thiamine pyrophosphate-binding protein — its product is MSTRSLVEFHAPTSASSLTHDGAMEVLRGEVGVPVVSEARPVQPPEPLPMYGEQHARGYQTVEDLTVADCVLAHLESEEVDAVFGIPGGNIAPFQQGMRKHPSIRFIIASHEGGAAFMADGYARATGKLGVCMVTAGPGATNALTGVASANLDQVPLLAISGQVATDRFGMSAIQESNGTHGVNTVEVFRNSCAASTGIVDAQSFPRLLARALRTAQGLPGGAAHLSIPSNIARQRIERVTLPTTRGTFRARPPAAPFEDLRAAFSMLRTARRPLIFLGSGAREAMATQGEAFCAFVTQHGIPVATSLRGKGLFSERDPLSLGVLGLCGSKRAEAYLREGVDVLVVLGSRLGEWATRSFHKHFQAVRNVIQVDVNAANIGQFLPVRLPIVADVGSVMAGLSELGQMIGPSSGARVRERWAQVMSLMDQPLVPRAPQSEGMVKPQHLMAELDAQLRPDMDLYIDMGNCTGWAAHCLHVSAPTRIFFPCGLSSMGWSCGAVIGGKVGRPERAAVAFTGDGAFLMNGTELLTAARHRVGTVTLVLNDNFLGMVNHGERAQDSSYPLEDEFYGLGNPDLEAFSMSLGARAHTVKGPGQLSALMPEVLRRADADRQPQVIIAHVDYREVPPFGERFAAVAADGR
- a CDS encoding GNAT family N-acetyltransferase, which translates into the protein MPPRPLEPIPELRTERLRLRAPELADAEALAAIYGDPEVGRYLGFRLIHRIEQMREKLARDLEAVRRGEGMRWVLCEHADAAPAGYVGIFSWSQRDRRAEVGYVVARQLWGQGVMKELFPALLHFGFGRMGLHRLEARVDSRNGASLRVLLRAGFQVEGVLREHHVAEPEGFGDTTLLALLEGEWRRGHSLT